Proteins encoded by one window of Selenihalanaerobacter shriftii:
- a CDS encoding DUF445 family protein, which translates to MNIVFIVSPIIGSIIGYFTNWVAIKMLFRPLKEKRFLGIKLPFTPGVIPRRRGKLAESIGDTVGKRLLTPDAFQNMLESEEMKSKIRDFIKENIKNLADEERSTQEILDEIITDNEKRNKLEMELKNFISNGIQNLLSNEEIVEMIKSKLDNIDPKKVENYLESDEYQELKSKIEEALITNLHKDSTKQRLVEFIEEKLEIIKDNKQSIGEVLPAGIEKSLKGWLAEQGPHIVERLVEFLDSEATKDRINQKLEEILSNNPLMQMASGFIDKDKIINQFIDHMIQFLEEEENQKELVAQVESILDSILETELSSIIERFDEASLDELSEFLLTKLASKDLIDRLLSSLEDSLLKKVNNAQSLDSEDKINISEIVGELVERLMKSEFLYNTLESWAYNQLDSLSKRPVANYFEGLETDTIEKLEVGILAGLEYIVENHLGRVLATLDFEEMVIRKVNTFDILEVEGLLLNVIETELKAITWFGAVLGLILGLITPIISLIMS; encoded by the coding sequence ATGAATATAGTTTTTATTGTGAGTCCAATTATAGGATCTATAATTGGTTATTTTACTAACTGGGTAGCTATTAAGATGTTATTTAGGCCATTAAAAGAAAAGAGATTTTTAGGAATTAAGCTTCCTTTTACTCCAGGGGTTATTCCAAGAAGAAGGGGTAAATTAGCAGAAAGCATAGGGGATACAGTAGGTAAACGCTTATTGACTCCTGATGCTTTTCAAAATATGTTAGAAAGTGAAGAAATGAAATCTAAAATCAGAGATTTCATCAAAGAAAATATAAAAAATCTAGCAGATGAAGAACGCAGCACACAAGAGATTTTAGACGAAATTATTACTGATAACGAAAAAAGAAATAAATTAGAGATGGAGCTTAAGAATTTTATATCTAATGGAATTCAAAACTTATTAAGTAATGAAGAGATAGTAGAAATGATTAAAAGTAAATTAGATAATATAGACCCTAAAAAGGTAGAAAATTATTTAGAGTCTGATGAATATCAAGAATTGAAAAGTAAAATAGAAGAAGCTTTGATAACTAATTTACATAAAGACTCTACTAAGCAACGGTTAGTTGAATTTATAGAAGAGAAATTAGAAATTATAAAAGATAATAAACAGTCAATAGGTGAAGTCTTACCAGCTGGGATTGAAAAGAGTTTAAAAGGGTGGCTTGCTGAGCAAGGGCCACATATTGTAGAGAGATTAGTTGAATTTTTAGATTCAGAAGCTACTAAAGATAGAATTAATCAGAAGTTAGAAGAAATTTTAAGTAATAATCCACTTATGCAGATGGCAAGTGGATTTATAGACAAAGATAAGATTATTAATCAGTTTATAGACCATATGATTCAATTTTTAGAAGAAGAAGAGAATCAAAAAGAATTAGTAGCTCAAGTTGAAAGTATTTTAGATTCGATTTTAGAAACAGAATTATCAAGTATTATTGAAAGATTTGATGAAGCTAGCCTAGATGAATTATCAGAATTTTTATTAACAAAATTAGCTTCCAAAGATTTAATAGATAGATTACTTTCTAGTTTAGAAGATTCTTTACTTAAAAAAGTTAATAATGCTCAAAGTTTAGATTCTGAAGATAAGATTAATATTAGTGAAATAGTTGGTGAATTAGTAGAAAGATTAATGAAGAGTGAATTCTTATATAATACTTTGGAATCTTGGGCTTATAATCAATTAGATTCCTTAAGTAAGCGCCCGGTGGCTAATTACTTTGAAGGTTTAGAAACAGATACTATTGAGAAATTAGAGGTAGGAATTTTAGCCGGGTTAGAGTATATAGTTGAGAATCATTTAGGTAGAGTACTAGCTACTTTAGATTTTGAAGAAATGGTTATAAGAAAGGTAAATACTTTTGATATTCTAGAAGTAGAAGGTTTATTATTAAATGTAATAGAGACCGAACTTAAGGCGATTACTTGGTTTGGAGCGGTCTTAGGATTAATATTAGGTTTAATAACACCTATTATTTCATTAATTATGTCATAG
- a CDS encoding ABC transporter permease yields MFKKLRSIYNDLLTKGAVTEAHGKYLKKVRLREFSIKVSQISILILLTISWQLAAKYKIVDPFITSYPSQILNTIYKMALNGELFKHTWTTLYETLVGFSLGALTGIIIAVILWWSDYLSRIFEPFIVILNALPKMALGPVLIIWLGNGSTAIIGMALLISIIVTIMMVYNGFRETDKNKIKLLQTLGANKLQIFKKVVLPENLPTIFAALKVNIGLSLVGTIVGEFLVSQAGLGYLIVYGGQVFKLNLVMTSVILLSILAAVLYYLIVGLEKLVIKWKK; encoded by the coding sequence ATGTTTAAAAAGCTAAGGTCAATTTATAATGATTTGCTGACTAAAGGAGCTGTAACAGAAGCACATGGTAAGTATTTAAAAAAAGTGAGACTAAGAGAGTTTAGTATTAAAGTTTCACAAATTTCTATCTTGATTTTACTTACTATTAGTTGGCAGTTAGCAGCAAAATATAAAATTGTCGATCCATTTATTACTAGTTATCCATCGCAGATTTTGAATACTATCTATAAGATGGCTTTAAATGGAGAATTATTTAAGCATACTTGGACTACATTATATGAAACATTAGTTGGTTTTTCTTTAGGTGCTTTAACAGGAATAATAATAGCTGTCATTCTATGGTGGTCTGACTATCTTTCGCGAATTTTTGAACCTTTTATTGTTATCCTCAATGCTTTACCAAAGATGGCGTTGGGTCCTGTACTGATTATATGGTTAGGGAATGGTAGTACTGCTATTATCGGCATGGCTCTCTTAATTTCCATTATAGTAACTATTATGATGGTATATAACGGTTTTCGTGAGACAGATAAAAATAAAATTAAACTTTTACAGACCTTAGGTGCTAATAAACTACAGATCTTTAAAAAGGTTGTATTACCTGAGAACTTACCGACTATATTTGCAGCTTTAAAGGTAAATATTGGCCTTTCATTAGTGGGAACTATTGTTGGAGAATTTTTAGTTTCTCAGGCTGGATTAGGTTATTTAATAGTATATGGAGGTCAAGTCTTTAAGCTTAATTTAGTAATGACCAGTGTAATTCTTCTTTCAATTTTAGCAGCCGTATTATATTATCTGATTGTTGGATTAGAAAAGTTAGTCATTAAATGGAAGAAATAA
- a CDS encoding aminoglycoside phosphotransferase family protein, translated as MSSELTKEEILQQIKEYTVKEEFKKALRITEAPKVSFLAQGEYNINYLLETSKEKFVLRLNTGSQMHLDNQIKYEYQALEYLVSSNVTPTPLLLDDSCEELPFGLLVMSYLPGRSLVYERDLIKGAKVLANVHQVSVPKENQLIVEEKPLSGIWEECSKLIPTYLESSLGKIEVKRVLNRMINDLDKLRNQEEDIMNILPFSIVNTEVNSGNFIIDNDKGYLVDWEKPLVTTPLQDLSHFMVPTTTLWKTDYRMTKEDRECFIKVYCQERGFGSNKFQEIKEALDIFDKYSTMRGISWSAMAWVEYQQPDRLLKNQYTFEKMDMYLQEEFLVELFSEFE; from the coding sequence ATGTCAAGTGAATTAACTAAAGAGGAGATTCTGCAACAGATAAAAGAATATACGGTAAAAGAGGAATTTAAAAAAGCGCTGCGAATTACAGAAGCTCCTAAAGTTTCTTTTTTAGCTCAAGGTGAATACAATATTAATTATTTATTGGAAACTTCTAAAGAAAAATTCGTATTAAGATTAAATACTGGAAGTCAGATGCATTTAGATAATCAGATTAAATATGAGTATCAAGCTTTAGAGTATTTAGTTTCATCTAATGTTACTCCCACTCCACTATTATTAGATGATTCTTGTGAAGAATTACCTTTCGGGTTATTAGTGATGAGTTATTTACCAGGTAGAAGTTTAGTTTATGAACGGGATTTAATTAAAGGGGCTAAAGTTTTAGCTAATGTTCATCAGGTGTCAGTTCCCAAAGAAAATCAATTGATTGTAGAAGAGAAGCCTCTTTCTGGAATTTGGGAAGAATGTTCTAAGTTAATACCAACTTATCTTGAATCTTCCTTAGGTAAAATAGAAGTTAAAAGAGTTTTAAACCGTATGATAAATGATTTAGATAAATTACGAAATCAAGAAGAAGATATTATGAATATTCTTCCTTTTTCAATTGTAAATACTGAGGTTAACTCTGGTAACTTCATTATCGACAATGATAAAGGTTATCTAGTGGATTGGGAAAAACCATTAGTCACTACTCCACTTCAAGATTTAAGTCATTTTATGGTGCCTACAACAACACTATGGAAGACTGATTATCGTATGACTAAAGAAGATAGAGAGTGTTTTATTAAAGTTTATTGTCAAGAACGAGGATTTGGCAGTAACAAATTTCAAGAGATAAAAGAAGCATTAGATATATTTGATAAATACTCCACTATGCGGGGGATCTCTTGGTCTGCTATGGCTTGGGTTGAATATCAACAACCTGATCGTTTATTAAAGAATCAATATACTTTTGAAAAGATGGATATGTACTTACAAGAGGAGTTTTTAGTAGAATTATTTTCAGAGTTTGAATAA
- a CDS encoding TIGR04282 family arsenosugar biosynthesis glycosyltransferase, which translates to MSVGIILMSRAPIPGQTKTRLQTHLKPEECARLHKAFLYDISRMLLMVAEEREDINLYLTYTPKGTKEMFKGLIPKEFKMFPQKGVNLGDKMYNALQFAYQDGNDKQIILGSDLPILQPEVFIKAIKTLEKNDIVIGPSEDGGYYLMGNRKPHPFLFGDILWGKYGVFQATVEAIQTHGELSYGLVDRCSDVDTYPELLNLYTQLLDKSFWTRYPKETAKFVRQLLEEGEYQEAEYLCQVN; encoded by the coding sequence ATGTCAGTAGGTATTATCTTAATGAGTAGAGCACCTATCCCAGGACAGACTAAGACAAGATTACAGACACATTTAAAACCAGAAGAATGTGCTAGGTTGCATAAAGCATTTTTATATGATATAAGTCGAATGCTATTAATGGTAGCTGAAGAGAGAGAAGATATTAATTTATATTTAACTTATACTCCTAAGGGAACTAAAGAGATGTTTAAGGGATTGATTCCAAAAGAATTTAAGATGTTTCCGCAAAAAGGAGTAAATTTAGGAGATAAGATGTATAACGCATTGCAATTTGCTTATCAAGACGGGAATGATAAACAGATTATTTTAGGTAGTGATTTACCAATATTGCAACCTGAAGTCTTTATCAAAGCTATTAAAACTTTAGAGAAGAATGATATAGTGATTGGACCTTCTGAAGATGGAGGCTATTATTTAATGGGAAATAGGAAACCTCATCCTTTCTTATTTGGAGATATACTTTGGGGTAAGTATGGAGTTTTCCAAGCGACAGTTGAAGCTATTCAAACTCATGGTGAACTTAGTTATGGTTTAGTTGATAGGTGTTCTGATGTGGATACCTATCCAGAATTATTGAATCTTTACACTCAACTATTAGATAAGAGTTTCTGGACAAGATATCCAAAAGAAACGGCTAAATTTGTAAGACAATTATTAGAAGAAGGAGAATATCAGGAGGCTGAATATTTATGTCAAGTGAATTAA
- a CDS encoding ABC transporter substrate-binding protein, translating to MKRLLTVGLVLMLILTMSSVVLAKTQVRLSEVVHSIFYAPQYVALHNGFFADEGLEIELSTAWGGDKAATSLMSNHADIALIGPEPTIYIYQQGADDYLINFAQLTQKAGSFLLAREPMPDFTLEDVRGKTVVGNRPGGAPEMVMEYTLRHSGIEPFKDVKIITNLDFTANAPAFKNGLGDYVQLFEPKASLLEEMGAGHVVASFGELGDKVPYTVYMARKNYIAENPEVIQKFTNAIYRAQMWTYTHSSEEIAEVIRPFFPNLDFDVLVKVVNRYKEQNTWDQNPILSKAELNHWQNIIIEAGELEKKVDYDVIVNTEFAKKAIKTVK from the coding sequence ATGAAAAGATTATTGACTGTAGGATTGGTATTAATGTTAATTTTGACAATGAGCTCTGTAGTGTTGGCAAAGACTCAGGTTCGACTTAGTGAAGTAGTACATTCTATTTTTTATGCTCCTCAATATGTTGCTTTACATAACGGCTTTTTTGCAGATGAGGGATTAGAAATTGAATTATCTACTGCTTGGGGAGGGGATAAGGCAGCCACTAGTTTAATGTCAAATCACGCAGATATTGCTTTAATCGGTCCAGAGCCTACTATTTATATCTATCAACAAGGAGCAGATGATTATTTAATTAATTTTGCTCAATTAACTCAAAAGGCAGGTTCATTCTTATTAGCAAGAGAGCCTATGCCTGATTTTACATTAGAGGATGTAAGAGGTAAGACAGTTGTTGGTAATCGACCAGGAGGAGCTCCAGAAATGGTAATGGAATACACTCTACGGCATAGTGGAATTGAACCATTTAAAGATGTTAAGATTATCACTAATTTAGACTTTACAGCTAATGCTCCAGCGTTTAAGAATGGATTAGGTGATTATGTACAGTTGTTTGAACCAAAAGCTTCATTATTAGAAGAAATGGGAGCTGGGCACGTAGTAGCTTCTTTTGGGGAATTAGGAGATAAGGTTCCTTATACTGTGTATATGGCTAGAAAGAATTATATTGCTGAGAATCCAGAAGTAATTCAGAAGTTTACTAATGCTATTTATCGGGCACAGATGTGGACTTATACACATTCTTCAGAAGAGATTGCTGAGGTCATTAGACCTTTCTTTCCTAACTTGGATTTTGATGTTTTAGTTAAAGTAGTTAATAGATACAAAGAACAGAATACTTGGGATCAGAATCCTATTTTAAGTAAGGCAGAGTTAAATCATTGGCAAAATATTATTATTGAAGCTGGTGAATTAGAGAAAAAAGTAGATTATGACGTTATTGTAAATACAGAATTTGCTAAAAAAGCTATAAAGACTGTTAAGTAG
- a CDS encoding ABC transporter ATP-binding protein yields MKYHTLAGETEALRNLSFTIQENEFVSLVGPSGCGKTTSLSLIAGLLSSTSGQVSVDQEPISGINEKVGYMLQEDYLFPWRTIIDNVLLGLELKGELNPETEARARKLLKDYGLEGFEDYYPTQLSGGMRQRVALARTLVFEPEILLLDEPFSSLDYHTKLALEDEVAQILRDEKKTVILVTHDIAEAIAMSDRVLVFTKRPGRIKEDYQIDLTINGAFSTFAAREAPEFSDYFNSIWEELDVYV; encoded by the coding sequence ATGAAGTACCACACTTTAGCTGGAGAGACAGAAGCACTGCGTAATCTTTCTTTTACTATCCAAGAAAATGAATTTGTTAGCTTGGTAGGACCGAGTGGTTGTGGTAAGACGACATCCCTATCCCTAATAGCCGGCCTCTTATCTTCAACTAGTGGGCAAGTAAGTGTAGATCAAGAACCTATTTCAGGAATTAATGAAAAAGTAGGTTATATGTTACAGGAGGATTATCTTTTTCCCTGGAGAACAATTATTGATAATGTCTTATTAGGCTTAGAATTAAAAGGGGAGCTTAATCCTGAAACTGAAGCAAGAGCTAGAAAGTTATTAAAAGATTATGGTTTAGAAGGATTTGAAGATTATTATCCCACTCAATTATCAGGGGGAATGAGACAAAGAGTGGCATTAGCTAGAACTTTAGTCTTTGAACCGGAGATTTTACTTTTGGATGAACCATTTTCTTCTTTAGATTATCATACCAAATTAGCATTAGAAGATGAAGTAGCCCAAATATTAAGGGATGAAAAGAAAACAGTAATCTTAGTTACCCATGATATTGCTGAAGCAATTGCTATGTCAGATCGGGTGTTAGTTTTTACAAAGCGTCCTGGTAGAATTAAAGAAGATTATCAGATAGATTTAACTATTAATGGTGCATTTTCGACGTTTGCAGCCCGGGAAGCACCAGAGTTTAGTGATTATTTTAATTCTATCTGGGAGGAGCTGGATGTTTATGTTTAA
- a CDS encoding TIGR04283 family arsenosugar biosynthesis glycosyltransferase, with amino-acid sequence MSDLISVIIPVLDEESTIIETLKEVSQLSGRKEIIIVDGGSKDRTYELAEGLADKVCQTRAGRGHQMNVGAKKATGDILFFLHSDSCIEEDALLSIKSALQDPEIIGGSFSLKVDDDSLPLRFISWTSNLRAKYLKIIFGDQGVFVRSSVFHDLGGYPDIELMEDWAFSKKIAKVGKLVQLSQNIYTSARRWHKFGTWKTIFLMHKIKILYLMGVSPKKLNQIYRNAR; translated from the coding sequence ATGTCAGACTTAATATCAGTAATTATCCCAGTGCTTGATGAAGAGAGTACTATAATTGAAACTTTAAAAGAAGTTAGCCAATTATCTGGAAGAAAAGAAATTATAATTGTCGATGGTGGAAGCAAGGATAGGACTTATGAGTTAGCAGAAGGATTGGCTGATAAAGTTTGTCAGACTAGAGCAGGTCGTGGTCATCAAATGAATGTCGGAGCTAAAAAAGCTACTGGAGATATTTTGTTCTTTTTGCATAGTGATTCTTGCATAGAAGAGGATGCATTATTATCTATAAAAAGTGCATTGCAGGATCCAGAAATTATTGGTGGATCTTTTAGTTTGAAGGTAGATGATGATTCTTTACCTTTAAGATTTATCTCATGGACTTCCAATTTAAGAGCAAAGTATTTAAAAATAATATTTGGAGATCAAGGGGTCTTTGTTCGCAGTTCAGTATTTCATGATTTAGGAGGATATCCTGATATAGAATTAATGGAGGACTGGGCCTTTTCAAAAAAAATAGCTAAGGTAGGTAAGTTAGTTCAATTATCGCAAAATATTTACACTTCTGCCCGACGCTGGCATAAATTTGGTACTTGGAAGACTATTTTCTTAATGCACAAAATTAAGATATTATATTTAATGGGAGTAAGCCCTAAGAAACTTAATCAAATTTATCGGAATGCACGATAA
- a CDS encoding metallophosphoesterase family protein, which produces MFKFIHTADLHLGSPFKGIENVSEELQQRLYDSTYQAFKNVVDLALAEEVDFILIAGDLYDVADKNIRAQVFCQRELSRLADKGIHTFIVHGNHDHCSGWRAELTWSEEVHFFNAGQVDNIPFSKEGIEVAKIHGISYPQQNVNDNYFKKFKVRDESLYQIGVLHTNVDGKNDYQNYAPCRLNDLVRSNFDYWALGHIHQKNILNEIQPTIIYPGNIQGRHPKETGSKGCYVVEVSDNGKTEYEFISTDVVRWYYEELDITDVENEEILLNRLEERIDKIKSENISGIIRFKLQGRTLLHHKLKVDGYIEEIVQLLRSHWQQGKKFYWVDSIKVETGPKLNKERIRNEETLVGDFLNLAQQSKKDETLFTELRGAISPVYEEDNRASKVLRGLSDDRLKELIKQAEDLGLDLLLGKEG; this is translated from the coding sequence TTGTTTAAATTCATACATACAGCAGATTTACATTTAGGTAGTCCTTTTAAAGGAATTGAAAATGTCTCTGAAGAGTTACAACAACGATTATATGATTCAACCTATCAAGCTTTCAAGAATGTAGTAGATCTAGCTTTAGCAGAAGAAGTTGATTTTATATTAATCGCTGGAGACCTTTATGATGTTGCAGATAAGAATATTAGAGCTCAGGTATTCTGTCAACGAGAATTAAGTAGATTAGCTGATAAAGGGATTCATACTTTTATAGTCCACGGGAATCATGACCATTGCAGTGGATGGAGAGCAGAGTTGACTTGGTCAGAGGAAGTACATTTTTTTAATGCTGGTCAAGTAGACAATATTCCTTTTAGTAAAGAAGGAATAGAAGTAGCAAAAATTCATGGGATTAGTTATCCTCAACAGAATGTAAATGATAATTACTTTAAAAAATTTAAAGTAAGAGATGAATCACTATATCAAATAGGTGTTTTACATACTAATGTAGATGGAAAGAATGATTATCAGAATTATGCTCCTTGTCGATTAAATGATTTAGTTAGAAGTAATTTTGATTATTGGGCACTAGGTCATATTCATCAAAAAAATATTTTAAATGAAATACAACCTACGATAATTTATCCAGGTAATATTCAAGGAAGACACCCTAAGGAGACAGGAAGTAAAGGCTGTTATGTAGTAGAAGTGTCTGATAATGGCAAGACAGAATATGAGTTCATATCTACAGATGTGGTAAGGTGGTATTATGAAGAATTAGATATAACTGATGTTGAAAATGAAGAGATTTTACTAAATAGATTAGAAGAAAGAATTGATAAGATAAAAAGTGAAAACATTTCAGGTATTATTAGGTTTAAATTGCAGGGGAGGACTCTATTACATCATAAATTAAAAGTTGATGGATATATTGAAGAAATTGTACAATTATTAAGGTCTCATTGGCAGCAAGGAAAGAAGTTTTATTGGGTAGATTCAATTAAGGTAGAGACAGGTCCAAAGTTAAATAAGGAAAGAATAAGAAATGAAGAAACTTTAGTAGGAGATTTCTTGAACTTAGCCCAACAAAGTAAGAAAGATGAAACTTTATTTACTGAGCTTAGGGGAGCTATTAGTCCAGTTTATGAAGAGGATAATAGAGCATCAAAAGTTTTAAGGGGATTATCAGATGATAGATTAAAAGAATTGATTAAACAAGCAGAAGATTTAGGATTAGATTTATTATTGGGAAAGGAGGGATAA
- the spoIIR gene encoding stage II sporulation protein R: MHQYKRFRLIVVTVVAIVMLVALGYSSAIVVSPKSSTMAYTNNNLLRLHVIANSNSLMDQRLKRQVRNGIINQTEGLFKNIDDIQKARNLIKNNLGYIEKIVETELARQGNNYDVNVKLGNYQFPKRTYGNMTLPAGNYKALRVIIGQGKGENWWCVLFPPFCYIDSVDKQEGSKQLGSVKKEDVDIKMKSKLLEYLNENHTLAKKMKKVKGLLMMSVTDFNNSFNE, translated from the coding sequence ATGCATCAATATAAAAGGTTTAGATTAATTGTAGTTACAGTTGTAGCCATAGTTATGTTGGTGGCATTAGGATACTCTTCAGCCATAGTAGTTAGTCCAAAGTCATCTACTATGGCCTACACTAATAATAATTTATTGCGGCTACATGTAATTGCTAATAGCAATTCTTTAATGGATCAAAGATTAAAAAGACAAGTTAGGAATGGTATTATAAATCAAACTGAAGGTTTATTCAAGAACATTGATGATATTCAAAAAGCACGAAATTTAATCAAGAATAACTTAGGCTACATAGAAAAAATAGTTGAAACAGAGCTAGCTAGGCAAGGTAATAATTATGATGTTAATGTTAAATTAGGAAACTATCAATTTCCGAAACGAACTTATGGTAATATGACATTGCCTGCTGGTAATTATAAAGCCTTAAGAGTAATTATAGGTCAAGGGAAAGGTGAAAACTGGTGGTGTGTCTTATTCCCTCCATTTTGTTATATAGATTCGGTTGATAAGCAAGAAGGGAGTAAGCAGTTAGGATCTGTAAAGAAGGAAGATGTAGATATTAAAATGAAATCTAAACTTTTAGAGTACTTAAATGAAAATCATACGTTAGCTAAAAAGATGAAAAAAGTAAAGGGATTATTGATGATGTCGGTTACTGATTTCAATAATTCATTTAACGAATAA
- a CDS encoding ABC transporter ATP-binding protein: MVEISLKDLTKSFDDELVIDSLDLTIKPGELVALLGPSGCGKTTTLKIISGLLVPDAGDILFDQESVLSVSAETRGAVLVFQEYLLFPHMNVADNIGFGLKMRGESKENIHKRVTELLELVSLTGYEEDYPHELSGGQRQRIALARSLAINPQVLLLDEPLSNLDANLREEMQNLIRNLHVEENMTTIFVTHDRDEAMLMADRIAVMNEGQIEQYGKPEKLYKKPETKFVADFFGKTNYIKGRIEAGKFHFMNSYLSVSNEVTTFNIEEYEGKTIEAMIRPEFIEFITNDYEEKQDKKLYLSGTISERRFVGERVFYQIDIGEQILRVTTLPQFSLSIGDEVNMKINLENIWFME; encoded by the coding sequence ATGGTAGAGATATCTTTAAAAGATTTGACTAAGAGTTTTGATGATGAGCTTGTAATTGATTCATTAGATTTAACTATAAAGCCTGGTGAGTTAGTGGCTTTACTTGGACCATCAGGTTGTGGTAAGACAACAACTTTAAAGATAATTTCTGGTTTATTAGTACCAGATGCAGGGGATATTCTTTTTGATCAAGAATCAGTTTTATCGGTGTCTGCTGAGACAAGAGGAGCGGTTTTAGTCTTTCAGGAATATTTGCTTTTCCCTCATATGAATGTAGCAGATAATATTGGTTTTGGTTTAAAAATGCGTGGTGAATCAAAAGAAAATATTCACAAGAGAGTTACGGAGCTTTTAGAATTAGTTAGTTTAACAGGTTATGAAGAGGATTATCCCCATGAATTATCTGGTGGTCAAAGACAGAGAATAGCTTTAGCAAGATCTTTAGCTATTAATCCTCAAGTATTACTATTAGATGAACCTTTATCTAATTTAGATGCTAATTTGCGGGAAGAAATGCAAAATTTAATTAGAAATTTACATGTTGAAGAGAATATGACTACTATCTTTGTGACTCATGACCGAGATGAAGCAATGTTAATGGCTGATCGCATAGCTGTAATGAATGAAGGACAGATTGAACAGTATGGTAAGCCGGAGAAATTATATAAAAAACCGGAAACAAAATTTGTAGCTGATTTTTTTGGGAAGACCAATTATATAAAAGGGAGAATAGAAGCAGGTAAATTTCACTTTATGAATAGTTATCTATCTGTTTCTAATGAAGTTACTACATTTAATATAGAGGAATATGAAGGTAAGACCATAGAAGCTATGATTCGACCGGAATTTATTGAATTTATTACTAATGATTATGAGGAAAAACAAGATAAAAAATTATATTTATCGGGGACAATTTCTGAACGCAGATTTGTAGGAGAGCGAGTCTTCTATCAAATTGATATTGGAGAACAGATATTAAGAGTGACTACATTACCTCAGTTTTCATTATCAATAGGAGACGAGGTAAATATGAAAATTAATTTGGAAAATATATGGTTTATGGAGTGA
- the sigG gene encoding RNA polymerase sporulation sigma factor SigG has protein sequence MGGLVLGNKVDICGVNTSELPVLSNKEMRKLFKKMQNGDRQARQTIVGGNLRLVLSVLQRFNNRGEPIDDLFQVGCIGLMKSIDNFDLSKNVKFSTYAVPMIIGEIRRHLRDNNPIRVSRSLRDTAYKALQIKETLVNKKSEEPTLTDIAKELGIPREDIVYALDAIQDPISLFEPIYHDGGDPIYVMDQISDDQSEDETWLEGIAVREALRQLEDREKLILSLRFYKGKTQMEVADNIGISQAQVSRLEKAALKNLQKYVSE, from the coding sequence ATGGGAGGGTTAGTATTGGGAAATAAAGTAGATATCTGTGGGGTTAATACATCAGAATTACCAGTCCTATCAAATAAAGAGATGAGAAAACTTTTTAAGAAGATGCAGAATGGTGATAGACAAGCGCGTCAAACTATAGTAGGTGGTAACTTGAGATTAGTACTTAGTGTCCTACAGAGATTTAATAACCGAGGAGAGCCTATAGACGATTTGTTTCAAGTAGGTTGTATTGGTTTAATGAAGTCTATAGATAATTTTGATTTAAGTAAAAATGTTAAATTTTCAACTTATGCAGTGCCAATGATTATTGGTGAGATTAGGCGACACCTAAGGGATAATAATCCAATTAGAGTAAGTCGCTCATTAAGGGATACTGCTTATAAGGCTTTACAGATTAAAGAAACATTAGTTAATAAAAAATCAGAAGAACCTACTTTGACGGATATAGCTAAAGAGTTAGGAATTCCTCGAGAAGATATTGTATATGCTTTAGATGCAATTCAAGACCCGATTTCCCTATTTGAACCTATTTACCATGATGGAGGAGATCCAATCTATGTTATGGATCAAATCAGCGATGATCAGAGTGAAGATGAAACATGGTTAGAAGGAATTGCTGTTAGAGAAGCATTACGCCAATTAGAAGATAGAGAGAAATTAATTTTAAGTTTAAGATTTTATAAAGGAAAGACGCAAATGGAAGTTGCAGATAATATTGGGATTTCCCAAGCCCAAGTCTCTCGATTAGAAAAAGCAGCTCTCAAAAATCTTCAAAAGTATGTGAGCGAATAA